In the genome of Streptomyces sp. NBC_00237, one region contains:
- a CDS encoding helix-turn-helix transcriptional regulator has protein sequence MSQYRGGIDMLELLGLDTEAERVYRALLAYPDEGVSTLAQRLALPESDLRGCLDRLSALALIQPAAREGTGFRPLDAELAMELLLARQQAELAAHQQKVKASRAAAVQLIAECSTLRPSPGGLDEERLTGPAEIRDRLARLAADTQHEIMTFAPGGAHTAADLEASRGPNAALLDRGVTMRTVYLGSVRNHQPTLEHVDWLHQHGGQVRTAPTLPVRMIIADRREAVLPLHTSDANSGAVVLTGEGTIAALCALFENIWQNATPLGTMVERDMDGLTRQHREALRLLLQGLTDEGIAKRLGVSPRTARRIAAELMEALQARSRFQAGAHAVQNGWLPLNRT, from the coding sequence ATGTCCCAGTACCGGGGGGGTATCGACATGCTGGAACTGCTGGGGCTCGACACCGAAGCCGAACGTGTCTACCGGGCACTGCTTGCCTACCCGGACGAAGGGGTGAGCACACTCGCGCAACGGCTCGCCCTGCCCGAGAGCGATCTGCGAGGCTGTCTGGACCGGCTCAGCGCCCTGGCACTGATCCAGCCCGCGGCCCGCGAAGGCACCGGGTTCAGGCCGCTGGACGCGGAGCTCGCCATGGAGCTGCTGCTCGCCCGCCAGCAGGCGGAACTCGCCGCCCACCAGCAGAAGGTGAAGGCGTCCCGGGCCGCCGCCGTCCAGCTGATCGCCGAGTGTTCCACGCTGCGGCCGTCCCCCGGCGGCCTCGACGAGGAACGGCTGACCGGGCCCGCGGAGATACGCGACCGCCTGGCACGGCTGGCCGCCGACACCCAGCACGAGATCATGACGTTCGCGCCCGGCGGGGCGCACACCGCGGCCGACCTTGAGGCCAGCCGCGGCCCCAACGCCGCTCTGCTGGACCGAGGCGTCACCATGCGCACCGTCTACCTCGGCAGTGTCCGCAACCACCAGCCCACTCTGGAGCACGTGGACTGGCTCCACCAGCACGGCGGGCAGGTGCGCACGGCTCCCACCCTGCCCGTACGAATGATCATCGCGGACCGGCGCGAGGCGGTCCTGCCCCTCCACACCAGCGACGCCAACAGCGGCGCGGTCGTCCTCACCGGCGAGGGCACCATCGCCGCACTGTGTGCCCTGTTCGAGAACATCTGGCAGAACGCCACCCCGCTGGGCACCATGGTGGAGCGCGACATGGACGGCCTGACCCGCCAGCACCGCGAGGCCCTCCGCCTCCTGTTGCAGGGCCTGACCGACGAGGGCATCGCCAAACGCCTCGGCGTATCGCCCCGCACGGCCCGCCGTATCGCCGCCGAACTCATGGAAGCCCTCCAAGCCCGCAGCCGCTTCCAGGCAGGCGCGCACGCCGTCCAGAACGGCTGGCTCCCCCTCAACCGCACCTGA
- the lanKC gene encoding class III lanthionine synthetase LanKC codes for MGLTGFDLYALAHPQFYEAPECIQDEARRWPTPDIGAGRRTEGRDVWVRVSYGNALPTQGWKIHVSATADNAEATLRAVSAICARRQTDFKYLRSSTLLTTFNSKYAHRGSAGKFIAVYPVDEADLKDLLAELSTALQGFTGPYVLSDLRWNDSSPVFIRYGGFAELWVDGDDGKRVMAITAPDGTLVPDRRAPYFEVPDWLEVPAFVQDRIDEFSSSSRVDMPYTEIEPLHFSNGGGVYLAVDPATGAKVVLKEARPLAGTDGRGHDAVTRLQREHAMLLALADTGYVPKVFGYHVLWEHHFLVQEYVEGDTLTSAVLTRHPLRRTTASDTDVQDYAAWADETISKVEAALQAVHHEGLVFGDVHPNNILVRPDGRITLIDLEAAHAVTGERTGLHGAPGFAAPLGTSGVALDDHALAALRVHTLIPLMALAALDPDKPAQLARWAGDVFGAPAGAADQAARRLGQLHHRTPAQSQSQSQSQSQSQSQSQSLEYAAPADQARLMAAGIHASATPHRSDRLFPGAPASTTPSGAIDVQHGAAGVLYALHAAGQSIDDAWTTWLAKAAVRRAATAPLGLFDGLHGIATVLDLLGRRDEAADVLDRSGTRDLPSGLDLFTGLPGIGISLLGFHRRTGDPALLRRAEQVAQEVVDALAEHSRDSADLTRGVGGAALLLARMYQYTSEHSYLEQARQALIDGTRATRSGDGEKAGPSLSTGAAGAGLALAAVLAHRPDDELAAALDQCLTSACLPLTLAPGLFDGTAGQLYALSACGDPRASGLARILWRYAVPYQEAAALPGGNLMRLSMDVATGGAGALLALESHRTGADLLGPLLGA; via the coding sequence ATGGGATTGACAGGCTTCGACTTGTATGCGCTCGCGCATCCGCAGTTCTACGAAGCGCCGGAATGTATTCAAGACGAAGCCAGGCGCTGGCCGACTCCGGACATCGGCGCAGGTCGTCGCACCGAGGGCCGTGACGTATGGGTGCGGGTGAGTTACGGAAACGCCCTCCCGACCCAGGGCTGGAAGATCCACGTCTCCGCCACCGCCGACAACGCCGAGGCGACGTTGCGGGCCGTTTCGGCCATCTGTGCCCGGCGGCAGACCGACTTCAAGTATCTGCGGAGCAGCACCCTCCTGACCACCTTCAACTCCAAATACGCCCACCGGGGTTCGGCAGGGAAATTCATCGCGGTCTACCCCGTCGACGAAGCGGATCTGAAGGATCTCCTGGCGGAACTGTCGACCGCGCTCCAGGGATTCACCGGGCCCTATGTCCTGTCTGATCTCCGGTGGAACGACTCCAGTCCGGTCTTCATCCGGTACGGCGGCTTCGCGGAACTGTGGGTTGACGGCGACGACGGCAAGCGGGTCATGGCGATCACCGCCCCGGACGGAACACTGGTTCCCGACCGACGGGCCCCCTACTTCGAGGTCCCGGACTGGCTGGAGGTCCCGGCGTTCGTCCAGGACCGCATCGACGAGTTCAGCAGCTCCAGCCGTGTCGACATGCCCTATACGGAGATCGAGCCGCTGCACTTCTCCAACGGCGGTGGTGTCTATCTGGCCGTGGACCCGGCCACGGGTGCCAAGGTCGTCCTGAAGGAAGCGCGTCCGCTGGCCGGCACCGACGGCAGGGGCCACGACGCCGTGACACGGCTGCAGCGGGAGCACGCCATGCTGCTCGCCCTGGCCGACACCGGATACGTGCCCAAGGTCTTCGGCTACCACGTGTTGTGGGAACACCATTTCCTCGTCCAGGAGTACGTCGAAGGCGACACCCTCACCTCTGCCGTGCTGACCCGGCATCCGTTGCGCCGGACCACGGCCTCGGACACGGACGTCCAGGACTACGCCGCATGGGCCGACGAGACGATCAGCAAGGTCGAGGCCGCGCTACAGGCCGTGCACCACGAGGGCCTCGTCTTCGGCGACGTGCATCCCAACAACATCCTCGTGCGCCCCGACGGACGGATCACCCTGATCGACCTCGAAGCGGCCCACGCCGTGACCGGGGAGCGTACGGGTCTGCACGGCGCCCCCGGCTTCGCGGCGCCCCTCGGGACGAGCGGTGTCGCGCTCGATGATCACGCTCTGGCCGCGCTGCGCGTGCACACCCTCATCCCCTTGATGGCGCTCGCGGCGCTGGACCCGGACAAACCCGCCCAACTGGCCCGCTGGGCGGGTGACGTGTTCGGAGCACCCGCCGGTGCGGCCGACCAAGCAGCACGTCGGCTCGGCCAACTGCACCACCGAACACCGGCGCAGTCGCAGTCGCAGTCGCAGTCGCAGTCGCAGTCGCAGTCGCAGTCGCAGTCACTGGAGTACGCCGCCCCGGCCGACCAGGCACGGCTGATGGCCGCCGGTATCCATGCCTCGGCCACCCCTCACCGCAGCGACCGGTTGTTCCCCGGCGCCCCGGCCAGCACCACGCCCAGCGGGGCGATCGACGTGCAGCACGGCGCGGCCGGGGTCCTGTACGCGCTGCACGCGGCCGGGCAGTCCATCGACGACGCATGGACCACGTGGCTGGCGAAGGCCGCGGTACGCAGGGCCGCCACCGCGCCACTGGGTCTGTTCGACGGGCTGCACGGCATCGCCACGGTGCTGGATCTGCTCGGCCGCCGCGACGAGGCGGCCGACGTGCTCGACCGCTCCGGCACCCGCGATCTGCCCTCGGGGCTCGACCTGTTCACGGGCCTGCCCGGCATCGGCATCTCCCTGCTGGGGTTCCACCGGCGCACCGGCGACCCCGCCCTTCTGCGCCGGGCCGAGCAAGTGGCCCAAGAGGTCGTCGACGCTCTCGCCGAACACTCCCGCGACAGTGCCGACTTGACCAGGGGCGTGGGTGGGGCGGCGCTCCTGCTGGCACGCATGTACCAGTACACCTCGGAGCACTCCTACCTGGAGCAGGCCAGGCAAGCGCTCATCGACGGTACGCGTGCGACACGCTCCGGCGACGGCGAGAAGGCGGGCCCGTCCTTGTCGACCGGCGCCGCCGGTGCCGGTCTGGCCCTGGCCGCGGTCCTGGCGCACCGGCCCGACGACGAGCTGGCCGCCGCCCTGGATCAGTGCCTCACCAGCGCTTGCCTGCCGCTGACGCTCGCTCCGGGGCTTTTCGACGGAACGGCCGGGCAGTTGTACGCCCTGAGTGCGTGCGGCGACCCCCGGGCGTCCGGACTGGCGCGGATCCTCTGGCGCTACGCGGTTCCGTACCAGGAGGCCGCCGCCCTGCCGGGGGGCAATCTGATGCGGTTGTCCATGGACGTGGCCACGGGCGGCGCCGGTGCTCTGCTCGCGCTCGAAAGCCACCGTACGGGCGCCGACCTCCTCGGCCCGCTCCTCGGCGCGTAG
- a CDS encoding class III lanthipeptide, protein MEILKLQAINAKTETETEPAFGTGTVTTVTVTTISTII, encoded by the coding sequence ATGGAAATCCTCAAGCTCCAGGCCATCAACGCCAAGACGGAGACCGAGACCGAGCCTGCGTTCGGAACCGGCACCGTCACCACCGTCACCGTGACGACCATCTCCACCATCATCTAA
- a CDS encoding YcaO-like family protein, whose translation MNGQKSYFSGTHRVCPPEQTWERIEPLFPTFGITRIADITWLDDIGIPVYQAIRPDGRYLSVYQGKGLDTVSAKVSAAMEAIERWHGEHLDLRPDLVATAREIAPELGYALDELTLHRRNCLNPGSRLALRTARRLSDGQPSLVPVDSLNIDLRVDRQWQPPTFRGTTNGLASGNTVDEATLHALYEVVERDTLTRLESSPWAVVDPDTVVGHSRALLDHYRDAKVRVLISVLPSPLGIPCFSATIWNDNFPVPRNGFGCHLDSDVALCRALTEAAQVRVSYIAGSRDDLLEREYRDIQRAIANPADAALFEMAGTADAVDFATIPSLTVLDLGQEIDELVTRVVGVTGWSPLVVDHTRDDLGIPVVHVLCPGLAFPA comes from the coding sequence ATGAACGGGCAGAAGAGCTATTTCTCCGGCACGCATCGCGTGTGCCCGCCGGAGCAGACGTGGGAACGGATCGAGCCGCTGTTCCCCACCTTCGGCATCACCCGGATCGCCGACATCACCTGGCTGGACGACATCGGCATCCCGGTGTACCAGGCGATCCGCCCCGACGGCCGCTATCTGTCGGTCTACCAGGGCAAAGGGCTCGACACCGTATCGGCGAAGGTGTCCGCCGCCATGGAGGCCATCGAACGCTGGCACGGCGAGCACCTGGACCTCCGTCCCGACCTGGTGGCCACCGCGCGGGAGATCGCCCCCGAACTCGGCTACGCCCTGGACGAACTCACTCTGCACCGGCGCAACTGCCTGAATCCCGGCAGCCGACTGGCGCTGCGCACGGCCCGCCGACTCAGCGACGGTCAGCCGTCTCTCGTGCCGGTGGACAGCCTGAACATCGACCTGCGGGTGGACCGGCAGTGGCAGCCGCCGACGTTCCGGGGCACCACCAACGGTCTGGCCAGCGGCAACACCGTCGACGAGGCGACCCTGCACGCCCTGTACGAAGTGGTCGAACGCGACACCCTGACCCGGCTCGAATCGTCGCCCTGGGCGGTGGTCGACCCCGACACCGTGGTCGGGCACAGCCGAGCCCTCCTCGACCACTACCGGGACGCCAAGGTCAGGGTGCTGATCAGTGTCCTGCCCTCGCCGCTGGGCATCCCGTGCTTCAGCGCGACGATCTGGAACGACAACTTCCCCGTCCCCCGCAACGGCTTCGGCTGCCACCTGGACAGCGATGTCGCGCTGTGCCGGGCCCTCACGGAAGCAGCGCAGGTTCGCGTCTCCTACATCGCCGGATCCCGGGACGACCTGTTGGAGCGCGAGTACCGCGACATCCAGCGCGCCATCGCGAACCCGGCCGACGCCGCCCTCTTCGAGATGGCCGGAACTGCGGACGCCGTCGATTTCGCGACGATCCCGTCGCTGACCGTCCTCGACCTCGGACAGGAGATCGACGAGCTCGTCACGCGTGTCGTGGGCGTCACCGGGTGGTCTCCGCTGGTCGTCGACCACACACGTGACGACCTGGGGATCCCCGTCGTCCACGTGCTCTGCCCCGGCCTTGCCTTCCCAGCGTGA
- a CDS encoding TfuA-like protein — translation MTQLYLFLGPTLPGFEGPADIRVLPPVVAGDLLRLPLREGDVVGIVDGYFHQQLSVRHKEILAVMDRGVHVLGSSSMGALRAAELDVFGMHGVGQVYTDYRAGRTEGDDEVALRHGPPESGYRAMSVPLVNMRATFAAAHQSGVCDRESADRIVEALRSVPYAQRTYRLLPSLADEVDCSQQELAELEAFCVRHPVDVKRADALELIERMRQPEREPARRPGMNRTVHLVDWELAARGRALTDQDALPYPAPGDLDALRVLQLFSAAYPAFLHEERLSWIAEECTEQCGTSTAPTGHAAAAIAHSGHRGVFDVDGDLGFLDDWLTASERAGGDPQEKARLFLARSFQIRPGVAWEEPLLDRLQHTPGFAHASAIAQASHEVETERVRRDPAYSHALLPLEPIRELLTALWGSTEQDADIQALDRGFGSLKEAAEAARPFYLIVHCGADLGELSDFSAISILTRGKSA, via the coding sequence ATGACCCAGCTGTATCTGTTCCTCGGCCCCACCCTTCCCGGCTTCGAAGGACCGGCGGACATCCGGGTCCTGCCTCCGGTCGTTGCCGGTGACCTGCTGCGCCTGCCGTTGCGGGAGGGAGACGTCGTCGGGATCGTCGACGGCTACTTCCATCAGCAGCTGTCGGTCCGGCACAAGGAGATCCTCGCCGTCATGGACCGGGGAGTGCACGTGCTCGGGTCCTCCAGCATGGGTGCTCTGCGGGCCGCCGAACTCGACGTGTTCGGCATGCACGGTGTGGGGCAGGTCTACACGGACTACCGCGCCGGGCGGACCGAGGGCGACGACGAGGTCGCGCTGCGGCACGGCCCGCCCGAGAGCGGCTACCGGGCGATGTCGGTGCCGCTGGTCAACATGCGGGCGACCTTCGCCGCCGCGCACCAGAGCGGCGTCTGCGACAGGGAGAGCGCCGACCGGATCGTCGAGGCCCTCCGCTCCGTTCCGTACGCCCAGCGCACGTATCGGCTGCTGCCCTCGCTGGCCGACGAGGTGGACTGCTCGCAGCAGGAGCTGGCCGAACTCGAAGCCTTCTGTGTGCGCCACCCGGTGGACGTCAAACGGGCCGACGCCCTGGAACTCATCGAGCGGATGCGGCAGCCCGAACGGGAACCGGCCCGGCGGCCGGGCATGAACCGGACCGTGCACCTGGTGGACTGGGAACTCGCCGCCCGGGGGCGCGCTCTCACCGACCAGGACGCACTCCCCTACCCGGCTCCGGGGGACCTGGACGCTCTGCGGGTGCTGCAACTGTTCTCGGCCGCCTATCCGGCGTTCCTCCACGAGGAACGGCTGAGCTGGATCGCCGAAGAGTGCACCGAGCAGTGCGGCACCTCCACCGCCCCGACCGGGCACGCGGCGGCTGCCATCGCGCACAGCGGCCACCGGGGCGTCTTTGACGTCGACGGAGATCTCGGCTTCCTCGACGACTGGCTCACCGCGAGCGAGCGAGCGGGGGGTGACCCGCAGGAAAAGGCGAGGCTGTTCCTGGCTCGCAGTTTCCAGATCCGCCCCGGTGTCGCCTGGGAAGAGCCCCTGCTCGACCGGCTCCAGCACACCCCGGGGTTCGCGCACGCCTCGGCCATCGCGCAGGCGTCCCACGAGGTGGAGACGGAGCGAGTCCGCCGGGATCCGGCGTACTCGCATGCTCTCCTGCCGTTGGAACCGATCCGCGAACTCCTGACCGCTCTGTGGGGAAGCACGGAACAGGACGCGGACATACAGGCGCTGGACCGAGGTTTCGGCTCTCTCAAGGAAGCGGCGGAAGCGGCCCGCCCGTTCTATCTCATCGTCCACTGCGGTGCCGACCTCGGCGAGCTGTCCGACTTCTCGGCAATCTCCATTCTGACCAGGGGGAAGAGTGCCTGA
- a CDS encoding methyltransferase, with protein sequence MPDSKPQRDVTTIFAPLVFNVLTFHALTAAVSLGLPDALADGSLRTKELAAVAGADEDSLLRLLRTLSVFGVVHRDGEDTWSLAGAGDQLRDGAAEGPADFIRFYGNPLTWRAFGAMEESVRTGTAAFEQIVGEAFYAYQKSDTAYARSFNGAMRAGREELLPILVDGYDWGTVRHLVDVGGGDGNTLAAIAAAHPALRGTVVDTEDVIRAVPGVVRDAGVSERCTGSVGDFLTGVPAGGDAYLLKHVLFEWDDASCTEILRNCREAMTEDGRVLVVTALMPEWDAEDPLSLMVAAVNDVQLMCLGAGRERGEKEYSRLFSAAGLRLRRVIPLPDLPNYHIVEAVRARSDGAPGARGQDMADQPK encoded by the coding sequence GTGCCTGATTCCAAGCCCCAGCGTGATGTCACGACGATCTTCGCGCCTTTGGTGTTCAACGTCCTCACCTTCCACGCGTTGACCGCGGCGGTGAGCCTGGGACTGCCGGACGCTCTCGCGGACGGCTCCCTGCGCACGAAGGAGCTGGCCGCCGTCGCCGGAGCGGATGAGGACTCGCTCCTGCGCCTCCTTCGAACTCTCAGCGTTTTCGGGGTGGTTCACCGTGACGGCGAGGACACCTGGTCCCTGGCCGGTGCGGGCGATCAGCTCCGGGACGGCGCAGCCGAGGGGCCCGCGGACTTCATACGGTTCTACGGCAACCCGCTCACCTGGCGTGCCTTCGGCGCGATGGAGGAATCCGTCCGCACCGGAACAGCGGCGTTCGAGCAGATCGTGGGCGAGGCGTTCTACGCGTACCAGAAGAGCGACACCGCCTACGCCCGCTCCTTCAACGGTGCCATGCGGGCCGGACGTGAGGAGTTGCTGCCGATCCTGGTGGACGGGTACGACTGGGGCACTGTGCGGCACCTCGTAGACGTCGGGGGCGGCGACGGCAACACGCTCGCCGCGATCGCCGCTGCCCACCCCGCTCTGCGGGGGACGGTCGTGGACACCGAGGACGTGATCCGGGCGGTGCCCGGCGTCGTGCGTGACGCCGGGGTGTCCGAGCGGTGCACGGGCAGCGTGGGAGATTTCCTGACCGGGGTCCCGGCGGGTGGAGACGCCTATCTCCTGAAGCACGTCCTGTTCGAGTGGGACGACGCCTCGTGCACGGAGATCCTGCGGAACTGCCGCGAAGCGATGACGGAGGACGGCCGGGTGCTCGTCGTCACGGCCCTCATGCCCGAATGGGACGCGGAGGACCCCCTCAGCCTGATGGTCGCGGCGGTCAACGACGTCCAGTTGATGTGTCTGGGAGCCGGGAGGGAACGCGGCGAGAAGGAGTACTCACGCCTGTTCTCGGCTGCCGGGCTGCGGCTCCGTCGCGTCATTCCGTTGCCGGACCTGCCGAACTACCACATCGTCGAGGCGGTCCGCGCCCGTTCGGACGGTGCACCTGGCGCCCGGGGTCAGGACATGGCTGATCAGCCGAAGTAG
- a CDS encoding transglycosylase domain-containing protein has product MRLRLPKRPDYPRPGRRGWRRWVPSWRQVLGCAAAFVGVLAATVAVAYARTDIPDDLNTFATQQDNVYYWADGTPMARTGWVSRQEMALEKIPEHVRGAILAAENHSFYSDPGVSLQGVTRAFWQTVSGGETQGGSTITQQYVKNVYLSHDRSFSRKFTEMLMAIKLDRQRSKDQILEDYLNTSWFGRGSYGLQRAAQAYYGKEVTQLNVSEGAFLTSLLKGAALYDPALGPGNHQRAVERWKWTLDRMVEVGRLSRAERARYTEFPEPRATPRATIASGQDGYLVELAESYAKRTGKIPDAAFDLGGYQIYTTFEKPRMAALTEAVKKSRDTLDPTKRASDRHAKFGAATVASDGRILAVYGGPDFQKQAFNESNTATVPAGSAFTPFVYAAALEHGVQRERTGPRTPVTPSTVYDGNDDVPLMTPEGPYWDRGGKMVKGQNDGDRSYGPVPLRDAVARGVNTPFLQLGMDVGLGLVRKTAEKSGMLASNFGPPVPAFSLGNSTPSAIRMAGAYGVFGGGGMHTDPYSVRKITRNGEPVPLPRPRSARALDQAVAGQVTEALTRTGEDFAGKTGITPDDTARWYVGSTKEASTAVVLYRMDLAKSLAPLPLKGLGRGPSAAGKMPVEIWDRYTAALRR; this is encoded by the coding sequence GTGAGGCTGCGGCTGCCCAAGAGGCCGGACTATCCCCGGCCGGGGCGGCGCGGCTGGCGCCGCTGGGTGCCTTCGTGGCGTCAAGTGCTGGGCTGTGCGGCGGCGTTCGTCGGTGTGCTGGCGGCGACGGTCGCCGTCGCGTACGCCCGCACGGACATACCCGACGACCTCAACACCTTCGCCACCCAGCAGGACAACGTCTACTACTGGGCGGACGGCACGCCCATGGCGCGCACCGGTTGGGTGAGCCGTCAGGAGATGGCCCTGGAGAAGATTCCCGAGCACGTCCGAGGGGCGATACTGGCTGCCGAGAACCACAGTTTCTACTCGGACCCCGGCGTCTCGCTCCAGGGAGTCACCCGTGCGTTCTGGCAGACCGTCAGCGGCGGGGAGACCCAGGGCGGTTCCACCATCACCCAGCAGTACGTGAAGAACGTCTATCTCTCGCACGACCGCTCCTTCTCGCGCAAGTTCACCGAGATGCTCATGGCGATCAAGCTCGACCGGCAGCGGAGCAAGGACCAGATACTGGAGGACTACCTCAACACCAGCTGGTTCGGGCGCGGTTCCTACGGGCTACAGCGTGCCGCGCAGGCGTACTACGGCAAAGAGGTCACCCAACTCAACGTCAGCGAGGGCGCGTTCCTGACCTCCCTCCTCAAGGGTGCGGCGCTCTACGACCCCGCCCTCGGACCCGGAAACCACCAGCGCGCCGTCGAGCGGTGGAAGTGGACGCTGGACCGCATGGTGGAGGTCGGCAGGCTGAGCCGGGCCGAGCGGGCGCGGTACACCGAGTTCCCCGAGCCCAGAGCGACCCCCCGGGCGACCATCGCCAGTGGGCAGGACGGCTACCTGGTCGAGCTCGCGGAGTCGTACGCGAAGCGCACGGGGAAGATCCCCGACGCGGCCTTCGACCTCGGCGGGTACCAGATCTACACGACCTTCGAGAAGCCGAGGATGGCCGCCCTCACCGAGGCGGTCAAGAAGTCGCGCGACACCCTGGACCCCACGAAGCGGGCCTCCGACCGGCACGCCAAGTTCGGGGCCGCCACGGTCGCATCCGACGGGCGGATACTCGCCGTGTACGGCGGTCCCGACTTCCAGAAGCAAGCCTTCAACGAGTCCAACACGGCCACGGTCCCCGCGGGTTCGGCGTTCACTCCCTTCGTCTACGCGGCCGCGCTGGAACACGGCGTCCAGCGCGAGCGCACCGGCCCCCGCACCCCCGTCACCCCCTCGACCGTGTACGACGGGAACGACGACGTGCCCCTGATGACCCCGGAGGGCCCCTACTGGGACCGGGGCGGCAAGATGGTCAAGGGCCAGAACGACGGCGACCGCTCCTACGGGCCCGTCCCCCTGCGGGACGCCGTGGCACGGGGCGTGAACACCCCCTTCCTCCAGCTCGGCATGGACGTCGGGCTCGGCCTGGTGCGGAAAACCGCCGAGAAGTCCGGGATGCTCGCCTCCAACTTCGGCCCGCCCGTGCCCGCCTTCTCGCTGGGCAACTCCACCCCGAGCGCGATCCGCATGGCCGGTGCCTACGGAGTGTTCGGGGGCGGCGGCATGCACACGGACCCGTACTCGGTACGGAAGATCACGCGCAACGGCGAGCCGGTGCCGCTGCCGCGCCCGCGCTCGGCACGCGCCCTGGACCAGGCAGTGGCGGGCCAGGTCACCGAGGCGCTCACCCGTACCGGCGAGGACTTCGCCGGAAAGACGGGCATCACCCCCGACGACACCGCGCGCTGGTACGTCGGCTCCACCAAGGAGGCGTCCACCGCGGTCGTCCTCTACCGCATGGACCTCGCCAAGAGCCTCGCGCCCCTGCCCTTGAAGGGGCTCGGCCGGGGCCCCTCGGCCGCCGGGAAGATGCCGGTCGAGATCTGGGACCGGTACACGGCCGCGCTGCGACGGTGA
- a CDS encoding ABATE domain-containing protein yields MVDPPPLTGEPLAIDLVNTRPHTADGPVDLLGDVTRLRAWLDLQAERLPEPTPDLAALAAADVAAVHAVREHIAAAVQAARHGERPPATALNGLNAALRAAPAAQELVWSDGSVQLTAHRSGTPGTRLAALFAEDAARLLTDPAVRTVRPCEADDCVMLFLPTHPRRRWCSASRCGNRARVARYYQRHKAT; encoded by the coding sequence ATGGTTGATCCCCCTCCGCTGACCGGCGAGCCCCTGGCCATCGACTTGGTCAACACCCGCCCGCACACCGCCGACGGCCCGGTCGATCTGCTCGGTGACGTCACCCGGCTGCGGGCATGGCTGGATCTCCAGGCCGAACGCCTCCCCGAGCCGACGCCGGACCTTGCGGCCCTCGCCGCAGCCGACGTGGCCGCCGTGCACGCCGTACGCGAGCACATCGCAGCCGCCGTGCAGGCCGCCCGGCACGGCGAGCGGCCGCCCGCCACGGCCCTGAACGGCCTCAACGCGGCCTTGCGCGCCGCGCCCGCCGCCCAGGAGCTGGTCTGGAGCGACGGCTCCGTCCAGCTCACCGCCCACCGGTCGGGCACCCCCGGCACCCGCCTGGCAGCCCTGTTCGCAGAGGACGCCGCCCGCCTGCTGACCGATCCGGCAGTCCGCACGGTCCGCCCCTGCGAGGCCGACGACTGCGTGATGCTGTTCCTGCCGACCCACCCCCGCCGCCGCTGGTGCTCGGCCTCCCGGTGCGGCAACCGCGCTCGCGTGGCCAGGTACTACCAGCGCCACAAGGCCACCTGA
- a CDS encoding bifunctional 2-polyprenyl-6-hydroxyphenol methylase/3-demethylubiquinol 3-O-methyltransferase UbiG, with translation MPAAPHIALDSASAVDGRHIRALTFQSVRLEYLRRTLDRLSLTEAGSRALVVGSGRGVLARSLARLGFEVVAADPSPAATALALAEDGGLGVTYLTTPAEQLDLPDGSFDLVYCADTLEVTERPDAVLAQTARVLRPGGVFVYDTVNRTPVSRLVYLGAFQAFPGTRIMPHGRYAAHRLRRPEELAESLDRAGLRAQDVSSFKPRDVRSLVRATRGRRRGTLTDEQLPESVGMVLEPEGSPLVTYLGYAVHPA, from the coding sequence ATGCCCGCCGCCCCGCACATCGCACTCGACTCCGCCTCGGCCGTCGACGGCCGCCACATCCGCGCGCTGACCTTCCAGTCCGTACGTCTGGAGTACCTGCGCCGCACACTCGACAGGCTGAGCCTCACCGAGGCGGGCAGCAGGGCCCTCGTCGTCGGCAGTGGGCGCGGGGTCCTGGCCCGCAGCCTGGCCCGGCTCGGGTTCGAGGTCGTCGCCGCCGACCCGTCCCCCGCCGCGACGGCCCTCGCCCTGGCCGAGGACGGCGGTCTCGGCGTCACCTACCTGACAACACCCGCGGAGCAACTCGACCTGCCCGACGGCTCCTTCGACCTCGTGTACTGCGCCGACACCCTGGAGGTCACCGAACGGCCGGACGCCGTTCTCGCCCAGACCGCGCGCGTGCTGCGCCCCGGCGGGGTCTTCGTCTACGACACGGTGAACCGCACCCCGGTGTCCCGCCTCGTCTACCTCGGCGCCTTCCAAGCCTTCCCTGGCACCCGGATCATGCCCCACGGCCGCTACGCCGCACACCGGCTGCGCCGCCCCGAGGAACTCGCCGAGTCCCTCGACCGGGCCGGGCTGCGCGCGCAGGACGTCTCGTCGTTCAAGCCGCGCGACGTACGCAGCCTGGTGCGCGCGACACGCGGGCGCAGGCGCGGCACGCTGACCGACGAGCAACTGCCGGAGTCCGTCGGCATGGTGCTCGAACCGGAGGGCAGCCCGCTGGTGACGTATCTCGGGTACGCGGTCCACCCGGCCTGA